The Helicobacter ganmani genome includes a window with the following:
- a CDS encoding phosphatidylserine decarboxylase, producing the protein MKTTTEMIAKEGWKPIGVGLLLLLLSGLFGWKIFAFLCLLVTLCLMYFYRNTERIMEDNASDSLLSPLDGVIKNIENKSDGIYLQISKPICFCGMLRMPLANLGKCGEALEIEHIKGLKNGDEITGERITLAFHRETDKTPTSTLYLTLYPKYFAQTSLYLWDSNFRLGERIGFFLNGNATLKIPLNSELRVNIHDKILGGKTLLGKVQSTQSERDLKKIQDAYDSKDEQQQD; encoded by the coding sequence ATGAAAACAACCACGGAAATGATTGCAAAAGAAGGCTGGAAACCTATTGGTGTAGGGCTACTTTTATTATTGCTTAGCGGGTTGTTTGGTTGGAAAATCTTTGCATTCCTTTGTCTTCTTGTAACTTTGTGTTTAATGTATTTTTATAGAAACACCGAACGCATTATGGAAGATAATGCGAGTGATTCTCTTTTGTCCCCTCTTGATGGCGTGATTAAAAATATAGAAAATAAATCCGATGGCATTTATTTGCAAATCAGCAAACCTATCTGCTTCTGTGGTATGCTTAGAATGCCTTTGGCGAATCTCGGTAAATGCGGTGAGGCTTTAGAGATTGAACATATCAAAGGTTTAAAGAATGGTGATGAAATTACAGGAGAGCGCATTACCCTTGCTTTTCATCGTGAAACTGACAAAACCCCTACTTCAACACTTTATCTTACGCTTTATCCAAAATATTTCGCACAAACCTCTTTATATCTTTGGGATTCCAATTTTAGACTTGGCGAACGCATAGGATTTTTCCTTAATGGGAACGCAACCCTAAAGATTCCTCTAAACTCCGAGCTTAGAGTAAATATTCACGATAAAATTTTGGGTGGCAAAACATTGCTTGGCAAAGTCCAATCCACACAAAGCGAAAGAGATTTAAAGAAAATCCAAGACGCCTACGATTCCAAGGACGAGCAACAGCAGGATTAG
- the ftsH gene encoding ATP-dependent zinc metalloprotease FtsH: MQKPNNNPNPQDKKPNNFFNQNPLLMFVLFAIIAIVIFRMLSPASGEISKLSGATTTKTINYYELKKLIENKEVDFVAIGQTNIKATAENGGNKIAYNAQRVNPDSTLIPLLDEKGVEYTGYNENNWLSDMLFGWVLPVFIFFAIWMFLASRMQKNMGNGILGIGSSKKLVNAEKPNVKFEDMAGNAEAKDEVVEIVDFLKNPERYAALGAKIPKGVLLVGPPGTGKTLLAKAVAGEASVPFFSVSGSSFIEMFVGVGASRVRDLFENAKKEAPSIIFIDEIDAIGKSRAAGGMISGNDEREQTLNQLLAEMDGFNSDASPVIVLAATNRPEVLDPALLRPGRFDRQVLVDKPDFEGRVEILKVHIKNIKLSRNVDLFEVAKLTAGLAGADLANIVNEAALLAGRGNKKEVEQSDFLEAVERGIAGLEKKSRRISPKEKKIVAYHESGHALIAEITKGAKKVTKVSIIPRGLAALGYTLNTPEENKYLMQKHELLAEVDVLLGGRAAESVFLGEISTGASNDLERATDIIKAMVSYYGMTDVAGLMVLEKQRNVFLNGGLGSSREYSEEMAQKMDEYIKTLLNERFNAVKESLEIYKEAIENIVKELFEKENIDGQKVREIISEYEKAHNLESRIVAEEKEEI; encoded by the coding sequence ATGCAAAAACCTAATAATAATCCAAATCCACAGGACAAAAAGCCGAATAATTTTTTTAATCAAAATCCGCTTTTAATGTTTGTTCTGTTTGCAATCATCGCAATCGTTATCTTTCGTATGCTATCGCCAGCAAGTGGAGAGATTAGCAAATTAAGCGGAGCAACTACAACAAAAACGATTAATTATTATGAACTCAAAAAACTGATTGAAAACAAAGAAGTAGATTTTGTCGCAATTGGACAAACCAACATCAAAGCAACAGCGGAAAATGGAGGAAACAAAATTGCCTACAATGCTCAACGAGTTAATCCAGATAGCACATTAATCCCTTTGCTAGATGAAAAAGGCGTAGAATACACAGGCTACAACGAAAATAATTGGCTAAGTGATATGCTTTTTGGTTGGGTTTTACCTGTGTTCATTTTCTTTGCAATTTGGATGTTTTTGGCAAGCAGAATGCAAAAAAATATGGGAAATGGAATTTTGGGTATTGGGAGCTCTAAAAAACTTGTCAATGCAGAAAAACCGAATGTCAAGTTTGAGGATATGGCAGGCAACGCAGAGGCAAAAGATGAAGTAGTTGAAATCGTAGATTTTCTAAAGAATCCCGAACGTTACGCAGCATTAGGAGCTAAGATTCCTAAAGGTGTTCTACTTGTAGGACCTCCCGGAACCGGTAAGACTTTATTAGCCAAAGCCGTAGCGGGCGAAGCAAGCGTGCCGTTTTTTTCTGTCAGCGGAAGTAGCTTTATTGAAATGTTTGTAGGTGTAGGGGCAAGTCGTGTCCGAGATTTGTTTGAAAATGCCAAAAAAGAAGCACCAAGCATTATTTTTATTGATGAAATTGATGCGATTGGCAAAAGTCGTGCAGCAGGCGGTATGATAAGCGGCAACGATGAGAGAGAACAAACCCTAAATCAGCTTTTAGCCGAAATGGACGGATTTAATTCCGATGCATCGCCAGTTATCGTTCTAGCAGCCACTAACCGACCCGAAGTGCTAGACCCTGCGCTTCTACGCCCGGGCAGATTTGACAGACAAGTTTTGGTGGATAAACCGGACTTTGAAGGACGAGTTGAGATTCTAAAAGTACATATTAAAAATATCAAACTCTCAAGAAATGTGGATTTGTTTGAAGTAGCAAAACTCACTGCTGGACTTGCAGGGGCAGATTTGGCAAATATAGTCAATGAAGCTGCACTACTTGCAGGAAGAGGAAACAAAAAAGAAGTGGAACAGAGCGACTTTTTAGAAGCGGTAGAACGCGGTATTGCAGGATTAGAGAAAAAATCGCGCAGAATCTCACCTAAAGAGAAAAAAATCGTAGCTTACCACGAAAGTGGGCACGCACTCATTGCGGAAATCACCAAAGGTGCAAAAAAGGTAACAAAAGTTTCTATTATTCCACGCGGACTTGCCGCATTGGGCTATACATTAAATACGCCAGAAGAGAACAAATACCTTATGCAAAAGCATGAGTTATTGGCAGAAGTAGATGTGCTACTAGGAGGTAGAGCGGCAGAATCCGTGTTTTTAGGCGAAATCTCAACAGGAGCAAGCAACGACTTAGAACGTGCTACGGATATTATCAAAGCAATGGTGAGCTACTACGGAATGACAGATGTAGCGGGGCTTATGGTGCTTGAAAAACAACGCAATGTTTTCTTAAATGGTGGCTTGGGAAGCAGCAGAGAATATAGCGAGGAAATGGCTCAAAAAATGGACGAATACATTAAAACCCTCTTAAACGAGCGTTTCAACGCAGTAAAAGAATCCCTAGAAATCTATAAAGAGGCGATTGAAAATATCGTCAAAGAGCTTTTTGAGAAAGAAAATATTGATGGACAAAAAGTGCGTGAAATCATCAGCGAATACGAAAAAGCACACAATTTAGAAAGTAGAATCGTCGCAGAAGAAAAAGAAGAAATATAA
- the pssA gene encoding CDP-diacylglycerol--serine O-phosphatidyltransferase produces MKIDPLYILPNLFTGVSIYIGILAVSYAFIGRFELACWLVLVSLIFDGLDGRVARLTGTTSKFGVEFDSLADVVAFGVAPAMILFFYGGFHYGKFGVMVAGLYVVFGAIRLARFNVATSSNEPNVFIGLPIPSAAVFVVSWLLFEMEFLKQYPQDSENIFLLPLMIASLIVAFLMVSNVRYPSFKKVSFEKISFGKVIVLLMIILAILFIYPIFTIVILISLYVCFGPMRAGYYLCVKHFYREPKE; encoded by the coding sequence ATGAAAATTGACCCATTGTATATTTTACCCAATCTCTTCACGGGTGTTAGCATTTATATTGGAATCTTAGCGGTTTCTTATGCCTTTATTGGACGCTTTGAGCTTGCGTGCTGGCTCGTGCTCGTTAGCCTCATTTTTGATGGATTAGACGGGCGAGTCGCGCGACTTACGGGCACAACAAGCAAATTTGGTGTAGAATTTGATTCTTTGGCTGATGTGGTTGCCTTTGGTGTAGCCCCCGCAATGATTTTATTTTTCTATGGTGGCTTCCATTATGGTAAATTTGGGGTTATGGTTGCGGGATTGTATGTCGTCTTTGGTGCAATTCGTCTAGCGCGCTTTAATGTAGCAACAAGCAGCAATGAACCTAATGTATTTATTGGGCTTCCGATTCCTTCAGCAGCAGTTTTTGTAGTGAGTTGGCTACTTTTTGAAATGGAATTTCTCAAACAATATCCACAAGATTCTGAAAATATCTTTTTGCTTCCTTTGATGATTGCAAGCTTGATTGTAGCTTTTCTAATGGTGAGCAATGTGCGCTATCCAAGTTTCAAAAAAGTAAGTTTTGAAAAAATTAGTTTTGGTAAAGTTATTGTGCTTTTGATGATTATTTTAGCGATTTTATTTATTTATCCTATTTTTACAATCGTTATTTTAATTAGTCTTTATGTTTGCTTTGGTCCTATGCGAGCAGGTTATTATCTTTGCGTTAAGCATTTTTATAGAGAACCAAAGGAATAA
- the secG gene encoding preprotein translocase subunit SecG, whose amino-acid sequence MTGILLVLQFVFAILITTIVLLQKSSSIGLGAYSGSNESLFGAKGPAGFLAKVTFGLGLLFVINTIALSYLYVQDSKSSIVDKVTIPTPVLPQDSTPNNAPAAPLAPLAPNNTESN is encoded by the coding sequence ATGACAGGGATTTTATTAGTATTGCAGTTTGTATTTGCAATCTTAATTACAACGATTGTTTTATTACAAAAAAGTTCAAGTATTGGTCTTGGCGCATATAGTGGCAGCAACGAAAGTTTATTTGGGGCTAAAGGACCAGCAGGATTTTTAGCAAAAGTAACCTTTGGACTTGGTTTGTTATTTGTCATCAATACGATTGCATTAAGTTATCTTTATGTGCAAGATTCTAAAAGCTCTATTGTAGATAAAGTAACGATTCCAACCCCTGTTTTGCCGCAGGATTCTACGCCCAATAACGCACCTGCTGCCCCCTTAGCACCTCTTGCACCCAATAATACAGAATCCAACTAA
- a CDS encoding 2-isopropylmalate synthase encodes MERIKIFDTTLRDGEQSPGASMNTEEKIKLALALERLGVDIIEAGFAAASPGDFEAISRISEAICNSTICSLARAVPKDIESAAKALEKAKLKRIHTFIATSPIHMEFKLKMQPNEVIKRAVEAVSLAKSLCEDVEFSCEDASRSDRGFLKEIAAAVIEAGAKTLNLPDTVGYRLPQELGAMIQEIKAFVGDSVILSVHCHNDLGLAVANSLAGIQNGARQLECTINGLGERAGNTALEEVVMILKTRQDIFNGLDTRINTKEIYACSKLVSDITGIRPQPNKAIVGKNAFAHESGIHQDGMLKHRETYEIMRASDIGIPENNGLVLGKHSGRAAFKDKLESMGFGEISQDDLDKAFERFKVLCDRKKEVYDEDIRSIMTEETTKIPQVFELLGLQISSCSSGVPHAAISIQKDRETRIDAAIGNGSVDAILKTIDRISGYKGVLKDYKVEAVSEGKDALAKVVVKVEFDPEKPAVIGHGLHLDTMQATARAYLGALNSYLSMRELITNKTIC; translated from the coding sequence ATGGAAAGAATTAAAATTTTTGATACAACCTTAAGAGATGGTGAGCAAAGTCCCGGCGCTTCTATGAATACAGAGGAAAAAATCAAACTTGCTTTGGCGTTGGAACGTTTAGGCGTGGATATTATTGAAGCAGGTTTTGCAGCGGCAAGTCCGGGAGATTTTGAAGCGATTAGCAGAATCTCGGAAGCAATTTGCAATAGCACGATTTGTTCTCTTGCAAGAGCTGTGCCAAAAGACATTGAAAGTGCAGCAAAAGCATTAGAAAAAGCCAAACTTAAAAGAATTCATACTTTCATCGCTACAAGCCCAATCCATATGGAATTTAAACTCAAAATGCAACCCAATGAAGTGATTAAACGCGCGGTAGAAGCAGTGAGTTTAGCCAAAAGCCTATGTGAAGATGTAGAATTTAGCTGCGAAGATGCAAGCAGAAGCGATAGGGGATTCTTAAAAGAAATTGCTGCTGCAGTCATTGAAGCGGGAGCAAAAACACTCAATTTACCCGATACGGTGGGTTATAGATTGCCACAAGAATTGGGCGCAATGATTCAAGAGATTAAAGCATTTGTCGGAGATTCCGTGATTCTCTCTGTGCATTGCCACAATGACTTGGGGCTTGCGGTGGCAAACTCACTTGCTGGAATTCAAAATGGAGCAAGACAGCTTGAATGCACGATTAATGGACTAGGAGAACGCGCAGGAAATACTGCACTAGAAGAAGTTGTTATGATTCTAAAAACGCGCCAAGATATTTTTAATGGATTGGATACGCGTATTAACACCAAAGAGATTTATGCTTGTAGCAAACTTGTCTCTGATATTACAGGAATCCGCCCACAACCTAATAAAGCAATCGTTGGAAAAAACGCATTTGCCCACGAAAGTGGAATCCACCAAGATGGTATGCTAAAACATCGTGAAACCTATGAGATTATGCGTGCTAGTGATATTGGAATCCCGGAAAACAATGGCTTAGTTCTTGGCAAACATAGCGGGCGCGCCGCTTTCAAAGACAAGTTGGAAAGTATGGGATTTGGGGAAATTTCACAAGATGATTTGGATAAAGCCTTTGAAAGATTCAAAGTCCTATGTGATAGGAAAAAAGAAGTCTATGATGAGGATATTCGCTCCATTATGACAGAGGAAACAACAAAGATTCCTCAAGTCTTTGAGCTTTTAGGTTTGCAGATTAGCAGTTGCTCTAGTGGCGTGCCTCACGCGGCAATTTCTATCCAAAAAGACAGGGAAACAAGAATAGATGCGGCTATTGGCAATGGAAGTGTAGATGCGATTCTAAAAACGATTGATAGAATCAGCGGATACAAAGGCGTCTTAAAAGACTACAAAGTAGAAGCAGTAAGTGAGGGAAAAGATGCTTTAGCCAAAGTTGTTGTGAAAGTAGAATTTGACCCTGAAAAACCCGCTGTAATTGGACACGGATTGCACTTAGACACAATGCAAGCAACTGCGAGAGCTTATCTTGGTGCGCTCAATAGTTACTTGTCTATGCGTGAGTTGATTACAAACAAAACGATTTGCTAA
- the hisH gene encoding imidazole glycerol phosphate synthase subunit HisH, translating into MLGIVNYGIGNLASVQNAIHKVGKKAHITQDPQNLKNYNSLILPGVGAFGDAMQHLARNGMQEAVLEFAKSGKPLLGICLGMQLLFQKSYEFGEHLGLGLIEGEVVKFEKSSLTPTQKIPHVGWNYVQKIKESPLLSGLESPFYLYFVHSYYVKNLQNAIGVSQYGTEFASIVQKDNIFGIQPHPEKSHNVGLRILQNFVHL; encoded by the coding sequence ATGCTCGGCATTGTAAATTATGGAATTGGAAACCTAGCAAGCGTCCAAAATGCAATCCACAAGGTTGGTAAAAAAGCCCATATCACGCAAGACCCGCAAAATCTCAAAAACTACAATTCTCTTATTTTGCCCGGTGTTGGAGCATTTGGCGACGCAATGCAACACCTAGCACGCAATGGAATGCAAGAAGCAGTGCTAGAGTTTGCCAAAAGCGGCAAGCCTCTACTTGGAATCTGCCTAGGAATGCAATTATTGTTTCAAAAAAGTTATGAGTTTGGCGAACATTTGGGCTTAGGATTGATAGAGGGGGAAGTGGTGAAATTTGAAAAAAGCTCCTTAACTCCAACGCAAAAGATTCCACATGTGGGTTGGAATTATGTGCAAAAAATCAAAGAATCGCCACTTTTAAGTGGATTAGAATCGCCTTTTTATCTCTACTTTGTGCATAGTTATTATGTGAAAAATTTGCAAAATGCCATTGGAGTAAGTCAATATGGAACGGAATTTGCCTCTATTGTGCAAAAGGATAATATTTTTGGAATCCAACCACACCCCGAAAAATCGCATAATGTGGGGCTTAGGATTCTACAAAATTTTGTCCATTTATAA
- a CDS encoding chemotaxis response regulator CheY, translating to MKMVVVDDSSTMRRIIKNTLARLGYEDILEGENGVEGWDKMNANPDTKVLITDWNMPEMNGLDLVKKVRADERFKDIPIIMVTTEGGKAEVITALKAGVNNYIVKPFTPQVLKEKLEVVLGVND from the coding sequence ATGAAAATGGTTGTTGTAGATGATAGTTCAACTATGCGAAGAATTATCAAGAATACCTTAGCAAGACTTGGCTATGAAGACATTTTAGAGGGCGAAAATGGTGTAGAGGGCTGGGATAAAATGAATGCCAATCCCGATACCAAAGTGCTTATTACCGACTGGAATATGCCCGAAATGAATGGATTAGATTTGGTAAAAAAAGTGCGTGCAGATGAACGTTTCAAAGATATTCCAATCATTATGGTTACTACTGAAGGTGGTAAAGCAGAAGTCATCACTGCGCTAAAAGCAGGAGTAAATAACTATATTGTTAAACCTTTCACTCCACAAGTCTTAAAAGAAAAATTAGAAGTTGTTTTAGGCGTAAATGATTAA
- the pyrE gene encoding orotate phosphoribosyltransferase, whose product MNITQIYKNAGALLEGHFLLSSGRHSPFYLQSAKVLENPKTAEELGVALAKIIQDSKIKVDCVCSPALGGILAGYELARALRVRFIFTERVNGIMTLRRGFEIKPNEKILVCEDIITTGGSARESAQVVEKLGAQVVGYAALANRGICNRYQSSHQFEAKECKLNPSLPLFALEDFIFETFEAQDCPLCRQGKVAIKPGSRGN is encoded by the coding sequence ATGAATATTACACAAATCTACAAAAACGCTGGTGCGCTTTTAGAAGGGCATTTTTTGCTTAGTAGCGGGAGACATTCTCCCTTTTATTTGCAATCTGCAAAGGTACTAGAAAATCCAAAAACGGCTGAAGAATTAGGTGTGGCTTTAGCAAAAATCATTCAAGATTCTAAAATCAAGGTGGATTGCGTATGCTCTCCCGCACTTGGTGGAATCCTAGCAGGCTACGAGCTTGCGCGCGCGCTTAGAGTGCGTTTTATTTTCACAGAACGCGTGAATGGCATAATGACTTTAAGGCGGGGATTTGAAATCAAGCCAAACGAGAAAATTCTTGTGTGTGAAGACATTATCACCACGGGTGGTTCGGCTAGGGAATCTGCACAAGTCGTAGAAAAACTTGGCGCACAAGTCGTAGGATATGCTGCCTTGGCAAATCGCGGGATTTGCAATCGCTACCAAAGCTCTCATCAATTTGAAGCCAAAGAATGCAAACTCAATCCTAGTTTGCCACTTTTTGCATTAGAGGATTTTATTTTTGAAACCTTTGAAGCGCAAGATTGCCCTTTATGCCGACAAGGAAAGGTAGCGATTAAACCCGGAAGTCGGGGCAATTAA
- a CDS encoding 50S ribosomal protein L11 methyltransferase, translated as MESYYNCLSVKADNFLWLLQDKALEITGEAIEEIEQGFIVRTEADIKPIKLQLIAYAKELETIMSDSINLEFSEETLKNQDWIASYRKSITPIECGKYYIHPSWFEGKKNKINVIIDPALAFGSGHHESTFGCLEALENLEHTFQEIELRNKEKENSKNWSNALKDKTILDVGCGSGILSICAKKNGAKVWACDTDELAIEATKDNMVKNNVLLDKVFLGSLHTIPTQKGKFDIILANILTDVIVALPLESYVKQKGYLILSGILEQYIPKVLNKFKNFKIVSQKINNEWATLVLQNKG; from the coding sequence ATGGAATCCTACTACAATTGTCTAAGCGTTAAAGCGGATAATTTTTTATGGTTATTGCAAGACAAAGCACTAGAAATAACAGGTGAGGCAATTGAAGAGATTGAACAAGGATTCATTGTCCGCACAGAGGCTGACATCAAGCCGATAAAATTACAATTAATTGCGTATGCTAAAGAATTAGAAACGATAATGTCGGATTCTATCAATTTAGAATTTTCCGAAGAAACTTTGAAAAATCAAGATTGGATTGCTTCTTATCGTAAATCCATTACACCCATAGAATGTGGCAAGTATTATATTCACCCTTCGTGGTTTGAGGGAAAAAAAAACAAAATCAATGTCATTATTGACCCCGCACTTGCTTTTGGAAGCGGGCATCACGAAAGCACTTTTGGTTGTTTGGAAGCATTAGAAAACCTAGAGCACACATTCCAAGAAATAGAACTTCGAAATAAAGAGAAAGAAAATAGCAAGAATTGGTCAAACGCACTCAAAGACAAGACTATCTTAGATGTCGGGTGCGGAAGCGGAATCCTAAGCATTTGTGCTAAAAAAAATGGCGCAAAAGTATGGGCATGCGACACAGATGAGCTTGCGATTGAGGCAACAAAAGACAATATGGTAAAAAATAATGTCCTCTTAGATAAAGTCTTTTTAGGTTCGCTTCACACGATTCCAACTCAAAAAGGAAAATTTGACATTATCCTTGCAAATATTCTCACAGATGTCATTGTCGCACTACCTTTAGAATCTTATGTGAAGCAAAAGGGATATTTGATTCTATCTGGTATTTTAGAACAATATATACCAAAGGTTCTTAATAAATTCAAAAATTTTAAAATAGTTTCCCAAAAAATTAACAACGAATGGGCAACTCTAGTCTTACAAAACAAAGGATAA
- a CDS encoding PDC sensor domain-containing protein → MLSKDIAHFSEMRYEIRAYLCFLMQRNIKNHLPHIELNKIVDGIKKIEKEVGIFELIYVLDSSGSLVIDGISRDSNIECKKGENHNERAYFYRAVKEKKCILTDPYPSLASGNLVITVSYPLYNDKGDLAYVVCMDVRLERSLELVRTTPLFGFSFGIGKCVYFLMALSLFLVCSLLLIKGSISLWDALYRFGSLEILDIKDVFEATILITLSLAIFDLVRAIFEEEVLGRQKSQDSKVVHKTMTRFLGSIVIALAIESLMLVFKFAITAPEKLLYAVYLIVAVTFLLAGLALYVRLTANLKRD, encoded by the coding sequence ATGTTATCAAAAGACATTGCACATTTTAGCGAAATGCGCTATGAGATTCGTGCGTATTTATGTTTCTTAATGCAACGCAATATCAAAAATCACTTGCCACATATTGAATTAAATAAAATTGTTGATGGAATCAAAAAGATAGAAAAAGAAGTGGGAATCTTTGAACTCATTTATGTATTAGATTCTAGCGGGAGTTTAGTAATAGACGGAATCTCTAGGGATTCTAACATTGAGTGCAAAAAAGGTGAAAACCATAATGAACGCGCCTACTTTTATCGCGCAGTGAAAGAAAAAAAATGTATCCTAACAGACCCGTATCCCTCTTTAGCAAGCGGTAATCTTGTCATCACAGTTTCCTATCCTCTCTATAATGATAAGGGGGATCTTGCCTATGTCGTCTGTATGGACGTGCGTTTGGAGCGAAGTTTGGAGCTTGTGCGCACCACACCTTTGTTTGGATTTTCTTTTGGAATTGGCAAATGCGTTTATTTCCTAATGGCTTTGTCTCTCTTCCTTGTCTGCTCTTTGCTGCTCATAAAGGGTAGCATTAGTTTATGGGACGCCTTATATCGCTTTGGAAGTTTGGAGATTTTAGATATTAAAGATGTTTTTGAAGCAACGATTCTTATTACTTTAAGTTTGGCTATTTTTGACCTTGTGCGCGCAATCTTTGAAGAGGAAGTTTTGGGGCGTCAGAAGTCGCAAGATTCTAAAGTCGTGCATAAAACAATGACGCGATTCTTGGGTTCTATTGTGATTGCTTTAGCCATTGAATCTTTAATGCTAGTCTTTAAATTCGCAATTACTGCTCCAGAAAAGCTGCTTTATGCTGTTTATCTCATCGTTGCGGTAACCTTTCTGCTTGCAGGGCTAGCATTGTATGTCAGACTTACTGCGAATTTAAAACGAGATTGA
- the frr gene encoding ribosome recycling factor: protein MELQEIYTHTKETMNKSIEAMKKEFSTLRSGKVSIAILDSIRIDYYDTPTPLNQVGSVIAQDASTIVITPWEKNLLKDIERTIQEANIGVNPNNDGETIKLFFPPMTSEQRKEIAKEAKNIGEKAKVAIRNIRKDSNDKVKKLEKDKAISEDEAKRGQEEIQKFTDEAVKKIDELVKHKEEELLKI from the coding sequence ATGGAATTACAAGAAATCTACACACATACAAAAGAAACAATGAATAAAAGCATTGAGGCAATGAAAAAAGAATTTAGCACTTTACGTAGTGGTAAAGTTTCTATTGCGATTTTAGATTCTATTCGCATTGATTATTACGATACACCCACTCCGCTTAATCAAGTAGGTTCTGTCATTGCACAAGATGCAAGCACAATTGTCATCACTCCTTGGGAGAAAAACTTGCTCAAAGACATTGAACGCACGATTCAAGAAGCAAACATCGGTGTCAATCCAAACAATGATGGCGAAACTATCAAGCTCTTTTTTCCTCCAATGACAAGCGAACAGCGCAAGGAAATCGCGAAAGAGGCGAAAAACATTGGCGAAAAAGCAAAAGTAGCAATTCGGAATATTCGCAAAGATTCTAACGACAAAGTCAAAAAACTAGAAAAAGACAAAGCTATCAGCGAAGATGAGGCTAAAAGAGGGCAAGAGGAAATTCAAAAATTCACCGATGAGGCAGTAAAAAAGATTGACGAACTAGTCAAACACAAAGAAGAGGAATTGCTCAAAATCTAG
- the hisA gene encoding 1-(5-phosphoribosyl)-5-[(5-phosphoribosylamino)methylideneamino]imidazole-4-carboxamide isomerase, whose amino-acid sequence MQIIPAIDLKEGCAVRLKQGLMESAKIYAKEPTELAKHFETLGAEYLHIVDLNGAFAGTPKNRAVIEKICKNSKLKIEVGGGIREEETIKAYLDLGISRVILGSIALKNPNFALEMAEKYPIVIGIDAKDNKIATEGWAKGADTLAWEFAELFKGSKVQAIICTDIAHDGMLDGINLEFTKKIQDKSQIFTIASGGLSCQEDFEALREAEIGGVIVGKAFYEGKIDLQKAFEKFQ is encoded by the coding sequence ATGCAAATTATTCCCGCAATTGATTTAAAAGAAGGCTGTGCCGTGCGTTTAAAGCAAGGTTTAATGGAAAGTGCAAAAATCTATGCAAAAGAGCCTACCGAGCTTGCAAAACATTTTGAAACTTTGGGAGCAGAATATTTGCATATTGTAGATTTAAATGGCGCATTCGCTGGCACTCCAAAGAATCGTGCCGTGATTGAAAAAATCTGCAAAAATTCTAAGCTTAAAATTGAAGTAGGTGGTGGAATCCGCGAGGAAGAGACGATTAAAGCTTACTTGGATTTAGGAATCTCACGCGTCATTTTGGGTTCTATTGCACTAAAAAATCCAAACTTTGCATTGGAAATGGCAGAAAAATATCCCATTGTCATTGGAATTGACGCGAAAGATAACAAAATTGCCACAGAGGGTTGGGCTAAGGGCGCAGACACTTTAGCGTGGGAATTTGCAGAACTTTTTAAAGGAAGCAAGGTTCAAGCAATCATTTGCACCGATATTGCACATGATGGAATGCTAGATGGAATCAACTTGGAATTTACAAAAAAAATTCAAGACAAGAGCCAAATTTTCACTATTGCAAGTGGCGGGCTATCTTGTCAAGAAGATTTTGAGGCACTAAGAGAGGCGGAGATTGGTGGCGTAATTGTGGGCAAAGCATTTTATGAAGGTAAAATTGATTTACAAAAAGCCTTTGAAAAATTTCAATAA